In a genomic window of Paramicrobacterium chengjingii:
- a CDS encoding alpha/beta fold hydrolase produces the protein MASILIAENRVRVNGTHLNVATAGAGSPVLVMHGFPHTWRVWNDIIPALGRTHRVIAPDLRGLGRSDRADSGYHAHELAEDMAFLLDALDEPNAAVVAIDAGAPPAFFLGLEHPDRVSRLVLMESTIGLLPGAEEFFRAGPPWWFGFHSIPGFAEKVLAGHEADYVDFFLRIGMASKRVDAAVRDAFVDAYSDSDSLRCAFEYYRAMPANTDRINEATSRLRLTMPTMAIGGQVVGDATWRQLRPVTDDLRSHTIARSGHIIPLDAPDELLSLIQPFLDATPAEVSEPPSEDNVDAQSWRA, from the coding sequence ATGGCGAGCATTCTGATCGCGGAGAATCGCGTCCGGGTCAACGGGACGCATCTGAACGTCGCCACTGCGGGGGCAGGGTCCCCCGTTCTGGTGATGCATGGTTTCCCGCACACCTGGCGCGTGTGGAATGACATCATCCCCGCACTGGGGCGCACCCACCGGGTCATCGCCCCCGATCTGCGGGGTCTCGGCCGAAGCGACCGTGCCGATTCCGGCTACCATGCACACGAACTTGCCGAAGACATGGCCTTCCTGCTCGATGCGCTCGACGAGCCCAATGCCGCCGTGGTGGCGATCGACGCTGGTGCCCCTCCTGCTTTCTTCCTGGGACTCGAACATCCCGATCGCGTGTCTCGACTTGTTCTCATGGAGTCCACGATTGGCCTGCTGCCCGGCGCTGAGGAGTTCTTCCGCGCGGGCCCGCCGTGGTGGTTCGGCTTCCACTCGATTCCGGGCTTTGCCGAGAAAGTTCTCGCCGGACACGAGGCCGACTACGTTGACTTCTTCCTCCGCATTGGCATGGCCTCGAAGCGGGTTGATGCCGCAGTCCGCGACGCGTTCGTCGATGCGTACAGCGATTCCGACTCTCTTCGATGTGCCTTCGAGTATTACCGAGCCATGCCAGCCAACACGGATCGCATCAATGAAGCTACGTCGCGCCTCCGGCTCACCATGCCAACCATGGCGATCGGTGGCCAAGTAGTAGGCGACGCAACATGGCGTCAACTCCGTCCTGTCACCGACGACCTCCGCAGCCATACGATTGCTCGCAGCGGGCATATCATTCCGCTTGATGCGCCAGACGAGCTGCTATCGCTCATCCAACCATTCCTCGATGCCACCCCGGCCGAGGTGTCGGAACCCCCGTCAGAGGACAACGTTGATGCTCAGTCGTGGCGTGCCTGA
- a CDS encoding winged helix-turn-helix transcriptional regulator, producing MTAPLGYAWLPSHVRRLQVRAEDGTVKEPGSREVALSPTSRRGNLFDPACPTRKLLDRVGGKWTVMVVTVLGDDYPSEVRFAEMTRKIPGISKKMLAQTLKSLERDSLIERRVEATSPPRVHYRLTPLGASLTDPLARLREWAEANMSVIDEAGAEWDERTRTAG from the coding sequence ATGACAGCTCCTCTAGGTTACGCTTGGTTACCTAGTCATGTTAGGAGACTGCAGGTGAGAGCGGAAGACGGCACTGTGAAAGAACCTGGTAGCCGCGAGGTGGCCTTGTCGCCAACGAGTCGTCGCGGAAACCTCTTCGACCCTGCGTGCCCGACGCGAAAACTCCTGGATCGGGTAGGTGGAAAATGGACGGTCATGGTGGTCACCGTGTTGGGCGATGACTATCCTAGTGAGGTGCGTTTCGCAGAGATGACGCGGAAGATACCGGGTATCTCAAAGAAGATGCTTGCGCAGACCTTGAAGAGCTTGGAGAGGGACTCCTTGATCGAGCGGCGAGTGGAAGCGACATCGCCACCGCGCGTGCACTACAGGTTGACCCCACTCGGTGCGTCTCTCACCGACCCTCTTGCCCGACTGCGTGAATGGGCAGAGGCGAACATGTCTGTCATCGACGAAGCCGGAGCAGAGTGGGACGAGAGGACACGCACCGCAGGATAG
- the fbaA gene encoding class II fructose-bisphosphate aldolase: protein MPIATPEQYAQMLDNAKSKGFAFPAFNVSSSQTIHAVLQGLTEAGSDGIIQVTTGGADYFAGHTVKNRATGALAFARFVTEVAKNYPITVALHTDHCPKNALDDFVMPLIAASEEEVKAGRNPIFQSHMWDGSAVPLDENIQIAEDMLKRTKAINAILEVEIGVVGGEEDGVKHEGTNDALYTTVADVTKAVEALGLGENGRYISALTFGNVHGVYKPGNVKLRPELLGEIQAGIAEKFGTAAKPLDLVFHGGSGSTDAEIAEAVSNGVIKMNIDTDTQYAFTRSIAGYMFENYDSVLKVDGEVGNKKKYDPRAWGKVAETAMAARVVESTRHLGSHGNSLTI from the coding sequence ATGCCCATCGCTACCCCGGAGCAGTACGCCCAGATGCTCGACAACGCCAAGTCGAAGGGCTTTGCGTTTCCCGCATTCAACGTCTCGAGCTCACAGACCATTCACGCTGTGCTGCAAGGCCTCACCGAGGCCGGATCCGACGGAATCATTCAGGTGACGACAGGCGGTGCAGATTACTTCGCCGGACACACCGTCAAGAACCGCGCCACCGGAGCCCTCGCCTTCGCTCGATTCGTCACTGAGGTCGCCAAGAACTACCCCATCACGGTTGCGCTGCACACCGACCACTGCCCCAAGAACGCCCTCGATGACTTCGTCATGCCGCTCATCGCCGCAAGCGAAGAAGAGGTGAAGGCCGGGCGCAACCCGATCTTCCAGTCGCACATGTGGGACGGCTCGGCTGTTCCCCTCGACGAGAACATCCAGATCGCCGAAGACATGCTCAAGCGCACCAAGGCGATCAACGCCATTCTCGAGGTCGAGATCGGCGTCGTCGGCGGCGAAGAAGACGGCGTGAAGCACGAGGGCACAAACGACGCGCTCTACACCACCGTCGCCGACGTCACGAAGGCCGTCGAGGCACTCGGACTCGGCGAGAACGGCCGGTACATCTCGGCGCTCACGTTCGGCAACGTTCACGGCGTGTACAAGCCGGGCAACGTCAAGCTGCGCCCCGAGCTGCTCGGTGAGATTCAGGCGGGCATCGCCGAGAAATTCGGCACGGCCGCAAAGCCGCTCGACCTCGTGTTCCACGGCGGCTCCGGCTCGACAGACGCCGAGATCGCCGAGGCCGTCAGCAACGGCGTCATCAAGATGAACATTGACACCGACACACAGTACGCGTTCACCCGATCAATCGCCGGGTACATGTTCGAGAACTACGACAGCGTGCTCAAGGTCGATGGCGAAGTCGGAAACAAGAAGAAGTACGACCCGCGCGCGTGGGGCAAGGTCGCCGAGACGGCGATGGCCGCTCGCGTTGTCGAGTCAACACGCCACCTCGGATCGCACGGCAACTCGCTCACCATCTAG
- a CDS encoding fructose-bisphosphatase class II family protein: MTFEPSDRALQDHLVRITERAAVAAVEFVGSGNKLAVDGAAVRAMRLAFETALVAARIVVGEGEKDEAPMLYGGELLGAGGPAIDVAVDPVDGTRLAAEALPGSVAVMAVAPRGALVDPAAVFYMEKLISPAAGGALSLERPLTENLSILASALGRPVNQLRVAVQTRPRNQRYIEEIRAAGSIVVPFADGDVVESLRAARGDGIDLLIGIGGAPEGVLTAVAVAASDGHMQARLSPQTTGERDRAVAAGQPHGEVLTLGDLVASPGVFVLTAVTDAAGLAAPRVVDGAVVTESIVIDGVGDPRTVVWQHPVAT; the protein is encoded by the coding sequence ATGACTTTCGAGCCGAGCGACCGCGCGCTGCAGGATCATCTGGTGCGCATCACCGAGCGTGCCGCCGTCGCTGCCGTGGAGTTCGTGGGGTCGGGGAACAAGCTGGCTGTGGACGGCGCCGCTGTGCGGGCAATGCGTCTGGCGTTTGAGACGGCGCTGGTTGCGGCGCGCATCGTCGTGGGCGAGGGCGAAAAGGATGAAGCGCCCATGCTTTACGGGGGAGAGCTGCTGGGTGCGGGTGGCCCCGCAATTGACGTTGCCGTCGACCCGGTTGACGGCACGCGACTTGCGGCCGAGGCGTTGCCCGGCTCCGTCGCCGTGATGGCAGTGGCTCCGCGTGGCGCGCTCGTCGACCCCGCCGCCGTCTTCTACATGGAAAAGCTCATCTCACCCGCAGCGGGAGGGGCGTTGTCTCTCGAAAGGCCACTCACTGAGAACCTCTCGATTCTCGCGTCCGCACTCGGCCGCCCGGTGAATCAGCTGCGGGTCGCCGTGCAGACTCGGCCTCGCAATCAGCGCTACATCGAGGAGATTCGTGCCGCTGGGTCGATCGTCGTACCGTTTGCCGACGGAGACGTCGTCGAGTCGCTTCGTGCCGCTCGCGGCGACGGCATTGACCTGCTGATCGGAATTGGCGGGGCGCCCGAGGGCGTGCTGACGGCCGTTGCCGTTGCGGCATCCGATGGACACATGCAGGCACGGCTCAGCCCGCAGACAACGGGGGAACGAGACCGTGCGGTTGCCGCAGGGCAGCCACACGGTGAGGTGCTGACTCTCGGCGACCTCGTGGCTTCGCCCGGAGTCTTCGTTCTCACGGCGGTGACGGATGCTGCGGGCCTCGCAGCCCCTCGCGTGGTCGACGGTGCGGTCGTGACCGAGAGCATTGTCATTGACGGTGTCGGCGATCCGCGCACTGTCGTGTGGCAGCATCCTGTAGCCACCTGA
- the glpX gene encoding class II fructose-bisphosphatase, producing MSTTDSASHYRHPDRNLALELVRATEAAAIRAVPFIGRGDKNAADKAAVDAMRAFLGTVNFDGRVVIGEGEKDEAPMLFNGEIVGNGSGPHCDMAVDPIDGTSLTAAGRQNAVSVIAVSDRGTMLDASSVFYMDKLVTGAEGIGVVDIRNPIGENLRALAKAKGKSVEDLTVAVLDRPRHDQLIDEIRAAGAGTRLMLDGDVAGGINAARYGTRIDMCVGIGGSPEGIVTACALKGLGGFIQGRMAPKDDDERQKGIDAGLKMDHVYEADELVNSDNTFFVATGVTDGGLVDGVRRMGPIIRTSSVVLRSKSGTIRRITADHLAKKWLDNE from the coding sequence GTGAGCACGACTGACTCCGCATCCCACTACCGTCACCCCGACCGCAACCTTGCGCTTGAGCTTGTGCGCGCCACCGAAGCTGCGGCGATTCGTGCCGTTCCCTTCATCGGGCGCGGCGATAAGAACGCCGCAGACAAGGCAGCCGTCGACGCCATGCGCGCGTTTCTCGGCACCGTCAATTTCGATGGCCGTGTCGTGATCGGTGAGGGGGAGAAAGACGAAGCCCCCATGCTGTTTAACGGCGAGATCGTCGGCAATGGCTCGGGCCCGCACTGCGACATGGCTGTCGACCCCATTGATGGCACGAGCCTCACGGCTGCCGGGCGACAGAACGCCGTATCGGTGATCGCCGTTTCTGACCGCGGTACCATGCTCGACGCGTCGAGCGTGTTCTACATGGACAAGCTCGTCACCGGCGCGGAAGGCATCGGGGTCGTCGACATTCGCAACCCCATCGGCGAGAACCTGCGTGCACTTGCAAAGGCGAAGGGCAAGAGCGTCGAAGACCTCACGGTGGCCGTGCTCGACCGTCCGCGCCACGATCAACTGATCGATGAGATTCGTGCGGCGGGAGCAGGAACGCGGCTCATGCTCGACGGAGACGTTGCGGGCGGCATCAACGCGGCACGCTACGGAACGCGCATTGACATGTGCGTCGGCATCGGCGGGAGCCCTGAGGGCATCGTCACCGCGTGTGCGCTCAAAGGCCTCGGTGGGTTCATCCAGGGCAGAATGGCGCCGAAAGACGACGACGAGCGTCAGAAGGGCATCGACGCCGGTCTCAAGATGGACCACGTGTACGAGGCAGACGAACTCGTCAACAGTGACAACACGTTCTTTGTCGCCACGGGTGTCACCGACGGCGGGCTCGTTGACGGTGTTCGCCGCATGGGGCCGATCATTCGCACATCGAGTGTCGTTCTGCGATCGAAGTCGGGCACGATCCGCCGCATCACGGCAGATCACCTGGCCAAGAAGTGGCTCGACAACGAGTGA
- a CDS encoding DNA recombination protein RmuC: protein MDAALPLIIGLIIGALVGAALAWAVFLIRSKTGADAASPALLEARHAQQLQAMRAEESSARADLQADLARMEATAEQLNTQVAQLTREREQRAERDKAENTLLQAIAPVRQSLQEMQRTVSTLEEQRQKQHGELSQQLRTAAQSEEHLRQTADSLASALSNNSVRGVWGETQLRSVVEAAGLIERVDFDVQTSIYSDAGAGRPDMVIHLPGGKSIAVDAKVPMGSYLEASAIPVTATGDEGARRTSLLNAHVKAVRDHISALGGKAYWDGLEASPELVIAFIPSESLVSSALEADPTIMEYAFGKRVALASPVTLWSVLKTVAFSWQQELVTAEAKDLFNLSRELYSRLSTMAGHVDKLGRSVRATVTDYNRFVGSLERNVLPSARKLNKVDESKLIPALGEVEEAPRELVADELVAELDAAAPEERARTASD, encoded by the coding sequence ATGGATGCAGCCCTCCCCCTCATCATCGGCCTGATCATCGGTGCGCTCGTCGGTGCCGCGCTCGCATGGGCCGTGTTCCTCATCCGGTCGAAGACCGGGGCGGATGCCGCCTCCCCCGCGCTTCTCGAGGCACGCCACGCGCAGCAGCTACAAGCAATGCGAGCCGAAGAGTCGTCGGCGCGCGCAGACCTGCAGGCCGACCTCGCCCGCATGGAGGCGACGGCCGAGCAGTTGAACACGCAAGTCGCGCAGTTGACTCGCGAGCGCGAGCAGCGAGCCGAACGGGACAAGGCAGAGAACACTCTCTTGCAGGCGATCGCCCCGGTACGGCAGAGTCTGCAGGAGATGCAGCGCACCGTCAGCACTCTCGAGGAGCAACGGCAAAAGCAGCACGGCGAGCTCTCGCAGCAGCTGCGCACCGCCGCGCAGTCGGAGGAGCATCTGCGCCAGACCGCCGACTCCCTCGCCTCGGCGCTCAGCAACAACTCGGTGCGTGGAGTGTGGGGCGAGACTCAGCTGCGCAGTGTCGTCGAGGCCGCGGGGCTCATCGAACGCGTCGATTTTGACGTGCAAACGTCCATCTACTCGGATGCCGGTGCAGGTCGCCCCGATATGGTCATTCATCTGCCGGGAGGCAAGAGTATCGCCGTCGATGCGAAGGTTCCCATGGGCTCGTACCTCGAGGCCAGCGCTATCCCGGTGACCGCCACCGGTGACGAGGGTGCTCGCCGCACATCTCTTCTCAACGCACACGTCAAGGCGGTGCGCGACCACATCTCCGCGCTCGGGGGCAAGGCGTACTGGGACGGACTCGAAGCGAGCCCCGAGCTCGTCATCGCGTTCATCCCCAGCGAATCGCTCGTCTCAAGTGCACTTGAAGCAGACCCCACGATCATGGAGTACGCATTCGGAAAGCGCGTGGCTCTGGCGTCCCCCGTCACCCTGTGGTCCGTGCTGAAAACCGTTGCGTTCAGCTGGCAGCAAGAACTTGTCACCGCCGAGGCAAAAGATCTGTTCAACCTCAGCCGAGAACTGTACTCACGGCTGAGCACCATGGCGGGTCACGTCGACAAACTGGGGCGCTCGGTGCGCGCAACAGTCACCGATTACAACCGCTTCGTCGGTTCCCTTGAGCGCAACGTACTTCCATCGGCGCGCAAGCTCAACAAAGTCGACGAGTCGAAGCTCATTCCTGCACTCGGCGAGGTCGAAGAAGCGCCACGCGAGCTGGTCGCCGACGAACTCGTTGCAGAACTCGACGCCGCGGCACCAGAAGAACGTGCCCGCACGGCATCCGACTAA